Proteins encoded together in one Triticum dicoccoides isolate Atlit2015 ecotype Zavitan chromosome 7B, WEW_v2.0, whole genome shotgun sequence window:
- the LOC119337285 gene encoding probable serine/threonine-protein kinase BSK3, producing the protein MGAPPWRLLCCCCCRESDRNGVDDLKLKPDAADGEEGPAGDWYDLPPFQEFTFQQLRLATSGFAAENIISESGDKAPNVVYKGKLDAQRRIAVKRFSRSAWPDPRQFMEEAKSVGQLRNKRIVNLLGCCCEADERLLVAEYMPNDTLAKHLFHWESQAMVWPMRLRVVLYLAEALDYCISKERALYHDLNAYRVLFDDDCNPRLSCFGLMKNSRDGKSYSTNLAFTPPEYMRTGRITPESVIYSFGTLLLDVLSGKHIPPSHALDLIRDRNFSMLIDSCLEGQFSNEEGTDLMRLASRCLHYEPRERPNVRSLVLALASLQKDVESQSYDLMDKPRGGAFTLQSIHLSPLAEACSRKDLTAIHEHLETAGYKDDEGTANELSFQMWTNQMQATIDSKKKGDTAFRQKDFSMAIDCYSQFIDVGTMVSPTIYARRCLSYLMNDMPQQALDDAVQALAIFPTWPTAFYLQAAALFSLGKENEAREALKDGSAVETRSKGH; encoded by the exons ATGGGGGCGCCGCCGTGGAGGCtgctgtgctgctgctgctgccgcgagTCCGATCGCAATGGGGTGGACGACCTCAAGCTCAAGCCCGACGCCGCCG ATGGGGAGGAGGGGCCGGCGGGGGACTGGTACGACCTCCCGCCATTCCAGGAGTTCACCTTCCAGCAGCTGCGCCTCGCCACCTCGGGCTTCGCCGCCGAGAACATCATCTCCGAGAGCGGCGACAAGGCGCCTAACGTCGTCTACAAGGGCAAGCTCGACGCCCAGCGCCGTATCGCCGTCAAGCGCTTCAGCCGCTCTGCCTGGCCCGACCCGCGCCAGTTCATG GAAGAAGCTAAGTCTGTTGGCcagctccggaacaaaagaatcgtAAATTTGCTTGGTTGTTGCTGTGAAGCCGATGAAAGATTGCTTGTTGCTGAGTACATGCCCAATGACACACTGGCGAAGCATCTGTTCCATT GGGAGTCACAGGCAATGGTATGGCCCATGAGATTACGGGTTGTTCTGTATCTTGCCGAGGCTTTGGACTACTGCATAAGCAAGGAGCGGGCTCTCTATCATGATCTTAATGCCTATAGAGTTCTGTTTGATGAT GACTGCAACCCTAGGCTTTCATGTTTCGGCCTAATGAAGAACAGTCGGGATGGCAAAAGTTACAGCACCAATTTGGCATTCACTCCTCCTGAATATATGAGGACTG GAAGAATAACTCCGGAAAGTGTCATATACAGCTTTGGCACATTGTTGTTGGATGTTCTTAGTGGGAAGCATATTCCTCCTAGCCAT GCTCTTGACCTGATTCGTGATCGAAACTTCAGTATGCTCATAGACTCCTGTTTAGAGGGCCAATTTTCGAACGAGGAAGGAACAGACCTTATGCGTTTAGCTTCAAGGTGCCTGCATTATGAACCACGAGAGCGGCCTAATGTAAGATCTTTGGTTCTTGCACTGGCTTCTCTTCAGAAGGATGTTGAG TCCCAATCTTACGACCTGATGGATAAGCCCCGTGGTGGTGCATTTACTCTTCAATCAATTCATCTTTCCCCTCTTGCTGAAGCTTGCTCCAGAAAGGATCTTACTGCAATACATGAACATCTAGAAACAGCTGGCTATAAAGATGACGAGGGAACAGCAAATGAG CTCTCATTTCAAATGTGGACTAATCAAATGCAAGCTACAATTGACTCAAAGAAGAAGGGCGACACTGCATTCCGACAAAAGGATTTTAGCATGGCCATTGATTGCTACTCTCAG TTCATTGATGTTGGTACCATGGTTTCGCCAACAATTTATGCAAGGCGTTGCTTGTCATATCTCATGAACGACATGCCACAACAAGCTCTGGATGATGCAGTGCAGGCTCTGGCGATATTTCCTACATGGCCAACTGCATTTTATCTTCAGGCTGCGGCCCTATTTTCATTAGGAAAAGAAAACGAAGCTCGAGAAGCACTCAAGGATGGTTCGGCTGTGGAGACAAGGAGTAAGGGGCATTGA